From Phycisphaerae bacterium, the proteins below share one genomic window:
- a CDS encoding Rrf2 family transcriptional regulator — protein MTSQTAEYALRAVVWLASRPGRALSTQEISTATKVPAGYLSKVLQGLARAGLVVSNPGRGGGFLLAQDAERIRVLDVINAVDGIQRIRQCPLGLHSHSRELCPLHKRLDEAMAMVEEAFAKSTIAELIATPTSSKPLCDGRRVMVREKKRQATARAVNGRRRH, from the coding sequence ATGACTTCACAGACTGCCGAATACGCCCTGCGGGCGGTGGTATGGTTGGCCAGCCGACCAGGGAGGGCGCTGTCCACGCAGGAAATCTCGACGGCAACCAAGGTCCCGGCGGGATACCTGTCCAAGGTACTCCAGGGGCTGGCGCGGGCAGGGCTCGTCGTATCAAACCCGGGGCGCGGCGGCGGGTTTTTGCTGGCGCAAGACGCGGAGCGAATCCGCGTGCTCGACGTCATCAACGCTGTGGACGGCATACAGCGAATTCGACAGTGCCCGCTCGGGCTTCACTCGCACAGTCGCGAGTTGTGCCCGTTGCACAAACGACTCGACGAGGCGATGGCCATGGTCGAGGAGGCGTTTGCGAAATCCACCATTGCGGAACTGATCGCCACGCCCACTTCGAGCAAGCCGCTGTGTGATGGGCGACGTGTTATGGTCAGAGAGAAAAAACGTCAGGCCACCGCTCGAGCGGTCAACGGCCGTCGCCGTCACTGA
- a CDS encoding tryptophanase, with protein MKTIIEPFRIKSVEPIRMTTCDEREQILREAGFNLFLIRADDVIIDLLTDSGTGAMSAEQWAGMMRGDESYAGARSFYRFQERIQELTGFQHILPTHQGRASERILFELVGGPGKIVPNNAHFDTTRANIEHSGAQAIDLPIPEAREPANRYPFKGNMDVGALERLIADVGRDRIPLVMVTVTNNSGGGQPVSMENLRAVRAVCDRYKLPLFLDACRFAENAYMIKRREKAWADRSVREIVHEMFALADGATISAKKDGLVNIGGLLLLRNEELLHRASNLLILTEGFITYGGLAGRDLEAMAQGFEEVVHEDYLAYRIRSVEYLGEKLIAAGVPIVEPPGGHAIYIDAARMCPHIPAHQFPGQAVVCGLYRTGGIRSVEIGSVMFGRSPSQTEGRPRLELVRLAIPRRVYTQSHIDYVVEACVELFGHCGELRGLHMVYEPPVLRHFTARFEERG; from the coding sequence GTGAAGACCATCATCGAGCCCTTCCGTATCAAGTCGGTCGAGCCGATCCGGATGACCACGTGCGATGAGCGCGAACAAATCCTTCGCGAAGCCGGGTTCAACCTCTTCTTAATTCGCGCCGACGACGTCATCATTGATTTACTCACTGACAGCGGCACCGGCGCGATGTCCGCGGAACAGTGGGCGGGAATGATGCGTGGCGATGAGTCCTACGCCGGCGCGAGGAGCTTCTACCGCTTTCAGGAGCGAATCCAGGAGCTGACCGGCTTTCAGCATATCCTGCCGACCCATCAGGGCCGGGCCAGCGAGCGGATCCTTTTCGAACTCGTCGGCGGCCCCGGCAAGATCGTCCCCAATAACGCCCACTTCGACACGACGCGGGCGAATATCGAACACTCCGGCGCGCAGGCGATTGATCTGCCGATCCCCGAGGCCCGCGAACCGGCCAATCGCTACCCATTCAAAGGCAATATGGATGTTGGCGCACTGGAGCGGCTGATCGCGGATGTCGGTCGCGACCGGATTCCGCTCGTCATGGTCACAGTTACCAACAATAGCGGCGGCGGTCAGCCCGTGAGCATGGAAAACCTCCGCGCCGTCCGTGCCGTCTGCGACCGGTACAAGTTGCCGCTCTTTCTCGACGCCTGCCGCTTCGCGGAAAACGCCTACATGATCAAGCGCCGGGAGAAGGCCTGGGCCGATCGCTCGGTTCGCGAGATCGTCCATGAGATGTTTGCCTTGGCCGATGGCGCGACGATCAGCGCCAAGAAGGACGGCTTGGTCAACATCGGCGGTCTGCTGCTCCTGCGAAACGAAGAACTTCTGCACCGGGCCAGCAACTTGCTGATTCTCACTGAAGGTTTCATCACCTACGGCGGCCTGGCCGGTCGCGATCTCGAGGCGATGGCTCAGGGCTTTGAGGAGGTCGTGCACGAGGACTATCTCGCCTATCGGATCCGCAGCGTCGAATACCTCGGCGAAAAGCTGATTGCCGCGGGCGTCCCCATCGTCGAGCCGCCCGGCGGACACGCGATCTACATCGATGCCGCGCGGATGTGTCCGCACATCCCCGCGCACCAATTTCCCGGACAGGCGGTCGTCTGCGGCCTGTACCGAACGGGCGGCATTCGTTCCGTGGAGATTGGCTCCGTCATGTTCGGGCGCTCGCCGTCGCAAACGGAAGGGCGGCCACGCTTGGAACTGGTCCGCCTCGCGATACCGCGGCGAGTTTATACGCAGAGCCACATTGACTACGTCGTGGAGGCGTGCGTTGAACTGTTCGGCCATTGCGGCGAGCTGCGGGGGCTGCACATGGTGTACGAGCCGCCCGTCCTCCGGCACTTCACGGCTCGGTTCGAGGAACGCGGATGA
- a CDS encoding cobalamin-dependent protein (Presence of a B(12) (cobalamin)-binding domain implies dependence on cobalamin itself, in one of its several forms, or in some unusual lineages, dependence on a cobalamin-like analog.) encodes MFGPYAQDDEYGSRTINPMELYHNQVTRVQGPFSLRMFHRSWGLMLIQANILAPCTLLDFPDLKRFIEQIATNEYDIIGISSIMPNVGKVREMCRLIRVHQPAATIIVGGHIANMPELDELIDADHIVKGEGVRWMRRFLGEDEGRPIEHPRIYSGIGARILGITQSVKPGEIAATLIPSVGCPLGCNFCSTSAMFGGKGNCVHFYETGDELFQIMCDLERDLRVRSFFVMDENFLMHRKRALQLLALMTEHGKSWALYVFSSANVLRLYEMEQLVGLGITWVWMGLEGKDSQYGKLKGLDTHALVRTLQAHGIRVLGSSIIGLEEHCPDNIDAAINHAISHDTDFHQFMLYTPIPGTPLYAELQAAGTLVDRGELDYADSHGQYRFNYRHAHIKDGRETEYLLRAFRRDFEVNGPSLVRMARTMLQGWRRYKDHPNDAIRRRFVWDCRGLATLYAGALWATRHYYRKDAAMSAKISRILEDVYDEFGLKSRLSAPLIGRYIRWTMGQEERRLRRGWTYEPPTFCETANCDSKLSCHGETGRQQRR; translated from the coding sequence GTGTTTGGGCCGTATGCCCAGGACGACGAATACGGCAGCCGAACAATCAACCCGATGGAGCTGTATCACAACCAGGTCACGCGGGTGCAGGGTCCATTCTCGCTTCGAATGTTCCACCGCTCCTGGGGGCTCATGCTAATCCAGGCCAACATCCTCGCCCCCTGCACGCTTCTGGATTTCCCGGACTTGAAACGCTTTATCGAACAAATCGCGACGAATGAGTATGACATTATTGGAATCAGTTCGATCATGCCGAACGTCGGGAAGGTGCGGGAGATGTGCCGGCTCATCCGCGTGCACCAGCCAGCGGCGACCATTATCGTCGGCGGACACATTGCCAACATGCCGGAGTTGGACGAACTGATCGACGCCGACCACATCGTCAAGGGCGAAGGCGTGCGCTGGATGCGCCGGTTCCTGGGCGAAGACGAAGGCCGTCCGATCGAGCACCCGCGAATCTATTCGGGCATCGGTGCGCGCATCCTGGGGATCACTCAGTCGGTCAAGCCGGGCGAAATCGCCGCTACCCTGATTCCTTCGGTAGGCTGCCCGCTGGGGTGCAACTTCTGTTCGACGTCGGCCATGTTCGGCGGCAAGGGAAACTGCGTGCATTTCTACGAGACCGGCGACGAGCTGTTCCAAATCATGTGCGACCTGGAGCGGGACCTTCGCGTGCGGTCGTTCTTTGTCATGGACGAAAACTTTCTGATGCACCGAAAGCGGGCGCTGCAATTGCTGGCCTTAATGACAGAACACGGCAAGTCGTGGGCGCTGTACGTCTTCAGCTCGGCGAACGTGCTGCGGTTGTACGAAATGGAGCAGTTGGTGGGCCTGGGTATCACCTGGGTCTGGATGGGCCTGGAGGGCAAGGACTCGCAATACGGCAAGCTCAAGGGCCTGGATACCCACGCATTGGTGCGCACGCTCCAGGCGCACGGCATCCGCGTGCTCGGCTCGAGCATCATCGGGCTGGAAGAGCATTGCCCGGACAACATCGACGCGGCGATTAATCATGCGATCAGCCACGACACGGATTTCCACCAGTTCATGCTGTATACACCCATCCCCGGCACTCCTCTTTACGCCGAGCTACAGGCCGCAGGTACTTTGGTGGATCGCGGCGAACTGGACTACGCCGACTCCCACGGTCAGTACCGGTTTAACTACCGACATGCCCACATAAAGGATGGCCGGGAGACCGAGTACCTGCTTCGGGCCTTTCGCCGCGACTTTGAGGTGAACGGCCCCAGTCTCGTTCGGATGGCGCGGACGATGCTTCAGGGTTGGCGTCGCTACAAGGATCATCCCAACGACGCTATCCGCAGGCGCTTCGTATGGGACTGTCGCGGGTTGGCCACCCTGTACGCCGGGGCCTTGTGGGCGACCCGGCACTATTACCGAAAGGATGCCGCGATGTCGGCGAAAATCTCGCGGATTTTGGAAGATGTGTATGACGAGTTTGGGTTGAAGTCGCGATTGTCGGCGCCGCTCATCGGCCGCTACATTCGGTGGACGATGGGGCAAGAAGAGCGCCGCCTGCGCCGCGGCTGGACGTACGAGCCGCCGACGTTCTGTGAGACTGCAAACTGCGATTCAAAGTTGAGTTGCCACGGGGAGACTGGCCGGCAGCAAAGGCGATGA
- a CDS encoding class I SAM-dependent methyltransferase has product MFLNEFVDAYDLLIDWPKRLANEAPFFRKRFAEAGVERVLDAACGTGRHAEMFYNWGLNVEGADISPAMIQRCRERFGERERLHWVERSFENSCEPPRRFDAVICIGNSLALVEDAESVSRAVVSLMSMIRAGGLGVIQVLNLWKVLEGPKLWKERHVGTDDDEKRVLLKGLHRVGSRGYIELIDLRMSPAGAARRMDSTSFQGIEAESLSAAIGSNGGRNLRLYGGYQEEPYHREQSTDLICVFQA; this is encoded by the coding sequence ATGTTTCTCAACGAATTCGTCGATGCGTACGACTTGCTGATCGATTGGCCAAAACGCCTGGCCAATGAGGCACCGTTTTTTCGGAAGCGGTTCGCCGAGGCAGGGGTTGAACGCGTACTCGATGCAGCCTGCGGCACGGGCCGGCACGCTGAGATGTTTTACAACTGGGGCCTCAACGTCGAGGGAGCGGATATCAGCCCGGCCATGATCCAACGGTGTCGGGAACGATTCGGAGAGCGGGAGCGCCTTCATTGGGTTGAGCGGTCGTTTGAGAACTCCTGTGAACCGCCACGGCGATTTGACGCCGTGATTTGCATCGGAAACTCCCTCGCGTTGGTCGAGGATGCGGAGTCTGTCTCGCGAGCCGTCGTGTCATTGATGTCGATGATCCGGGCGGGAGGTCTTGGCGTGATCCAGGTACTAAACCTGTGGAAAGTGCTTGAGGGACCGAAACTCTGGAAAGAACGCCACGTAGGTACCGACGACGATGAAAAGCGAGTCTTACTAAAGGGGCTTCATCGCGTCGGATCTCGAGGGTACATTGAATTGATCGACCTACGGATGAGCCCCGCCGGAGCGGCCAGACGCATGGACTCGACGAGTTTTCAGGGAATCGAAGCCGAAAGTCTGTCGGCGGCGATTGGCTCCAACGGCGGCCGGAACCTTCGATTGTACGGAGGCTATCAGGAGGAGCCCTACCATCGCGAGCAAAGTACGGACCTGATCTGCGTCTTTCAGGCGTGA
- a CDS encoding DUF1858 domain-containing protein, whose amino-acid sequence MNTAYQPFSISRDTMLPDLLHRFPGVRPVFDRYGLRGCGGAHGPAESIGYFAGAHGVDEETLIAELNQAMVHPPSTTAEPTAHPLDQLADTIYRRFFKAGVVVVLTAGAVWGALLLLRIGANRAFTAISIHDINAHGHAQIFGWVGLFVMGFAYQAFPRMRHTILWRPDLANLSFYLMVFGVFARAVGEPLFETPMFRELALCAGMAELAAIGLFVAILLNTIVRSGKPLERHDAYVLASLAFFVVQAVYDLWLLYATTAAPTREALLAIIATYQAPLRDFQIHGFAMLMILGVGIRMFPPLFGLAAPGRKLVRNSFILLLAGVLGEAVFFILMRRTGDHQWAWPMYAAMILLAGASIALTLRWGLLAQPRERDRSTKFVRVAVAWLHTSMLMLVFAPVYMRVILPGAASLSVSGQDAAALGFSHAYYGAVRHAITVGFISMMILGMAAKVVPTLNGVDIRGLRKLWLPFALVNIGCLMRVAFQIGTDFREAAYPIAGVSGLFEVSGIAIWGVHLWRIMNGWKPTEQVATERPSRISATDKIGLIVEWFPATLPLLLSKGFTPLANPVMRRTMARAISVETAASHHGLDVEQLLAELNATAFGESCCGSIGALPKSKISLPVLNHG is encoded by the coding sequence ATGAATACTGCTTATCAGCCTTTTAGTATCAGTCGGGACACGATGCTGCCCGATCTCCTGCACCGATTTCCCGGCGTACGGCCGGTCTTTGACCGTTATGGGCTTCGCGGCTGCGGCGGCGCGCATGGACCGGCGGAGTCCATCGGTTACTTCGCGGGGGCTCATGGCGTGGATGAGGAAACACTGATTGCGGAGTTGAATCAGGCGATGGTCCATCCGCCGAGCACGACGGCGGAGCCTACGGCACATCCGCTCGACCAATTGGCCGACACGATCTATCGGCGGTTTTTCAAGGCAGGCGTAGTCGTCGTACTTACGGCCGGTGCAGTGTGGGGCGCGCTCCTGTTGCTCAGGATTGGGGCGAACCGGGCTTTCACGGCCATTTCGATTCACGACATTAATGCCCACGGGCATGCGCAGATCTTCGGTTGGGTGGGGCTGTTTGTCATGGGCTTCGCGTATCAGGCCTTTCCGCGGATGCGGCACACAATCCTGTGGCGACCAGACTTGGCCAATCTCTCGTTTTACTTGATGGTGTTCGGGGTGTTCGCGCGGGCCGTCGGCGAGCCATTGTTTGAGACGCCCATGTTCCGCGAGTTGGCGTTGTGCGCGGGGATGGCGGAACTGGCGGCGATCGGATTGTTCGTCGCCATCCTGCTCAACACCATCGTGCGCAGCGGCAAGCCGCTCGAACGGCATGATGCGTATGTGCTTGCTTCATTGGCATTTTTTGTCGTGCAGGCCGTCTACGATCTCTGGCTACTGTATGCCACGACAGCCGCGCCGACGCGCGAGGCCCTGCTGGCAATCATCGCCACCTACCAGGCCCCGCTGCGCGATTTCCAGATCCACGGCTTTGCGATGCTCATGATTCTGGGCGTGGGAATTCGCATGTTCCCACCTCTCTTTGGTCTGGCCGCGCCCGGCCGGAAGCTCGTTCGTAACTCCTTCATTCTTCTGCTTGCGGGCGTGCTGGGCGAGGCGGTCTTCTTCATCCTGATGCGGCGAACGGGCGATCATCAGTGGGCATGGCCGATGTACGCGGCGATGATCCTGCTCGCGGGGGCGAGCATCGCCTTAACGCTGCGCTGGGGTCTATTGGCCCAGCCCAGGGAACGCGATCGCAGCACGAAGTTCGTGCGGGTAGCGGTCGCGTGGTTGCACACGTCGATGCTGATGCTGGTCTTCGCGCCCGTGTACATGCGGGTAATTCTGCCGGGCGCGGCATCGCTCTCGGTCAGCGGGCAGGATGCGGCGGCGCTGGGGTTCTCGCACGCGTACTACGGGGCAGTCCGACACGCCATTACTGTCGGCTTCATCAGCATGATGATCCTGGGCATGGCAGCGAAGGTCGTACCGACGCTGAACGGTGTGGACATTCGAGGTTTGCGAAAGCTCTGGCTGCCGTTTGCACTGGTCAACATCGGCTGCCTGATGCGCGTAGCCTTTCAGATCGGCACCGATTTCCGCGAAGCGGCCTATCCCATCGCGGGCGTCAGCGGGCTGTTTGAAGTGAGCGGCATCGCGATCTGGGGTGTCCACCTTTGGCGCATCATGAATGGATGGAAACCGACTGAACAGGTGGCGACGGAGCGGCCGTCGCGGATTTCCGCGACTGACAAGATCGGCCTGATTGTCGAGTGGTTCCCGGCCACGCTGCCGCTGCTGCTTTCCAAGGGTTTTACGCCGCTCGCCAACCCGGTGATGCGGCGGACGATGGCCCGCGCAATCTCTGTTGAAACGGCCGCGAGCCATCACGGCCTGGACGTTGAACAGTTGTTGGCCGAGCTAAACGCCACGGCATTCGGCGAATCTTGTTGCGGTTCAATCGGTGCTTTACCAAAGTCAAAAATCTCGCTGCCCGTACTGAATCATGGCTGA
- a CDS encoding cytochrome b N-terminal domain-containing protein — translation MAREPAGREQHVRAAGGRLWQLLPVDWGKVQEVTNEPVPGHIKRWWFALGGTPAYLFFIQITTGILLSFYYVPSSDHAYDSVAAITHTVPFGWFIRSIHKWAANLMIITVLLHMCRVFFSCAFRHPRQFNWVIGCGLLLCTLSLGFTGYSLIQEQLSYWGITVASELVSNVPLIGPTLATFMRGGEDIGPNTLTRMFNLHVGILPVVTIILIGLHIAVLRLHGVSELSFTHSRLWPMDEVRRAGRLPGVHLMALVAAVGALACLYVGAFRAGPLTIVAYELSLQSARLLWMIGGVLLAVASVLLARGHMYGLLLWLAISILAIAKLIFDLTHKEAANVAGWVAMAVVLAVTAIYGIARHDRFREGKDPDKPFNFFPDHIITELLIGTLLLFLLTLMTLVFPAELGEKANPLVTPDHIKPEWYFYFQFRALKLTGLNTAVVLSGALLLMIVLWPWIDALLERIAPKKDIGIYIGIVAFLTFLTFTVWEAMM, via the coding sequence ATGGCGCGTGAACCCGCGGGCCGTGAACAACACGTCCGCGCAGCGGGCGGCCGTCTCTGGCAATTGCTCCCTGTCGATTGGGGCAAGGTCCAGGAAGTCACCAACGAGCCGGTTCCCGGTCATATCAAACGCTGGTGGTTCGCTCTCGGCGGAACGCCCGCGTATCTGTTTTTCATCCAGATCACAACCGGCATCCTTCTTTCGTTTTACTACGTTCCGTCGTCCGACCATGCCTACGACAGCGTCGCCGCGATCACACACACGGTTCCGTTTGGATGGTTCATCCGCAGCATCCACAAATGGGCGGCCAACCTGATGATCATCACAGTTCTGCTGCACATGTGCCGCGTGTTTTTCTCGTGCGCGTTCCGCCATCCGAGGCAGTTCAACTGGGTCATCGGCTGCGGCCTGCTCTTATGTACGCTGTCGCTCGGCTTCACGGGTTATTCGTTAATCCAGGAGCAGCTCAGCTACTGGGGCATCACGGTAGCCTCCGAACTGGTTTCCAATGTCCCGCTGATCGGCCCGACGCTCGCCACCTTCATGCGCGGCGGAGAGGACATCGGCCCCAACACGCTGACGCGAATGTTCAATCTCCACGTCGGGATACTCCCGGTTGTGACCATCATCCTCATCGGCCTGCACATTGCGGTCCTCCGCCTCCACGGCGTTTCGGAGTTGTCGTTCACCCATTCGCGCCTCTGGCCGATGGACGAGGTGCGGCGCGCGGGACGACTTCCGGGCGTGCATTTAATGGCCCTAGTGGCGGCCGTCGGCGCGCTGGCGTGCCTTTACGTCGGGGCTTTTCGCGCCGGGCCTCTGACCATCGTGGCTTATGAACTAAGCCTGCAAAGCGCCCGACTGCTTTGGATGATCGGAGGCGTCTTGTTGGCCGTCGCTTCCGTCTTGCTCGCCCGCGGTCACATGTACGGCCTGCTTCTCTGGTTGGCCATCAGTATCCTCGCCATCGCCAAGCTCATTTTCGATCTCACGCATAAGGAAGCGGCAAACGTTGCGGGGTGGGTGGCCATGGCCGTCGTTCTGGCGGTCACCGCCATTTATGGCATCGCCCGCCACGACCGATTCAGGGAGGGCAAGGACCCGGATAAGCCGTTCAACTTTTTCCCCGACCATATCATCACCGAGCTTCTCATCGGCACACTGCTGCTCTTTTTGTTGACACTGATGACGCTCGTCTTCCCCGCCGAGCTGGGCGAGAAGGCCAACCCCCTGGTCACGCCCGATCACATCAAGCCCGAGTGGTATTTTTACTTCCAGTTTCGCGCCTTAAAACTCACCGGGCTCAATACGGCCGTCGTCCTGAGCGGCGCGCTCCTCTTGATGATCGTCCTGTGGCCGTGGATCGACGCCCTGCTGGAGCGGATCGCCCCCAAAAAGGACATCGGCATTTACATCGGAATCGTGGCCTTTCTGACATTTCTTACGTTCACCGTGTGGGAAGCCATGATGTGA
- a CDS encoding multiheme c-type cytochrome, whose amino-acid sequence MSLDFKRIIVFVLGVALCAALIMVAETESRRHQSPQKMPISTVLALTPEASRNCVDCHANSSPAIIEHWKGSTHAQKGVGCVECHTADKGDADGFDHYGVHIATVVSPRDCARCHVKESEEFARSHHSKGGNILSSLDNILAENAEGMRGFFNPHSPTPGMEVTQVNGMASANLGCRQCHGGKVGLMTKDGGMVTVDDLKPGSDGKPTNTAVLANLVRNDEGRPRYHPSTWPNTGIGRINLDGSLGSCSACHSRHDFSPRRARQPESCGKCHMGPDHPQKEIYEESKHGIAFRDLKDQMNLDSESWILGKDYAAAPTCATCHMSGNTKNGGRITHDPGERISWTNRPPISLVMDVDKDHKIVTETDMTKRPLLIADTAEQKRNRMKDVCLHCHTPDYVNGFYKQYDDLVVLYNEKFAKAGKKIMTAFYDQGLLTKLDFDEEIEWTWYLLWHHEGRRARMGASMMGPDYTHWHGMFEVAERFYQEFIPQAQHLVSEALAAGKRKEAEATNAVIREVLSRPEHQWKAYSDPFTAKRTTD is encoded by the coding sequence ATGTCACTTGATTTCAAGCGGATCATCGTCTTTGTTTTGGGTGTAGCGCTATGCGCCGCGCTGATTATGGTCGCCGAGACCGAGTCGCGCCGCCATCAGTCACCCCAAAAGATGCCCATCTCCACCGTCCTCGCCCTGACGCCCGAGGCCAGCCGCAACTGCGTCGATTGCCACGCCAACTCGTCGCCGGCCATCATCGAACACTGGAAGGGCAGTACCCATGCGCAGAAAGGCGTGGGCTGCGTCGAGTGCCACACGGCCGACAAGGGCGATGCCGATGGCTTTGATCACTACGGCGTGCACATCGCTACCGTCGTGTCGCCGCGCGATTGTGCGCGATGCCATGTGAAAGAATCCGAGGAATTCGCCCGCAGCCACCATTCCAAGGGCGGAAACATCCTGTCCTCGCTGGATAACATCCTGGCGGAGAACGCCGAGGGAATGCGGGGCTTCTTCAATCCCCATTCGCCCACGCCGGGGATGGAAGTCACGCAGGTCAACGGCATGGCCAGCGCCAACCTCGGATGCCGTCAATGTCACGGCGGAAAGGTCGGCCTGATGACCAAGGATGGAGGAATGGTCACCGTCGATGACCTCAAGCCCGGTTCCGACGGCAAGCCGACCAACACAGCGGTGCTGGCGAACCTGGTGCGCAACGACGAGGGCCGCCCCCGCTATCACCCCTCCACCTGGCCAAACACCGGCATCGGTCGCATCAATCTCGACGGCTCTTTGGGGTCTTGCTCCGCCTGCCATAGCCGCCACGACTTTTCGCCGCGCCGCGCGCGGCAACCCGAAAGTTGCGGAAAATGCCACATGGGACCGGACCATCCGCAAAAGGAAATCTACGAGGAATCCAAGCACGGCATTGCCTTCCGCGACTTGAAGGACCAGATGAACCTGGATTCCGAATCGTGGATCCTCGGCAAGGATTATGCCGCAGCCCCGACCTGCGCGACCTGCCACATGTCCGGCAACACCAAGAATGGCGGCCGCATCACTCACGATCCCGGCGAGCGGATTTCCTGGACGAATCGCCCGCCAATCAGTCTGGTCATGGACGTCGACAAGGACCACAAGATCGTGACCGAGACCGACATGACCAAGCGTCCCTTGTTGATTGCGGACACCGCCGAACAGAAACGCAATCGCATGAAGGACGTTTGCCTGCACTGCCATACGCCCGACTACGTGAACGGCTTTTACAAACAGTACGATGACCTCGTCGTGCTCTACAACGAGAAATTTGCCAAGGCGGGCAAGAAGATCATGACCGCGTTTTACGATCAGGGGCTGCTCACCAAACTGGATTTCGACGAAGAGATCGAGTGGACGTGGTATTTGCTTTGGCACCACGAAGGCCGGCGGGCGCGGATGGGCGCCTCCATGATGGGACCGGATTACACGCACTGGCACGGTATGTTCGAAGTGGCCGAACGCTTCTATCAGGAGTTTATCCCCCAGGCCCAACATCTGGTTTCGGAAGCCCTGGCGGCCGGCAAGAGAAAAGAAGCGGAGGCGACGAACGCCGTCATCCGCGAGGTTCTCAGCCGCCCCGAACATCAATGGAAGGCCTATTCGGACCCCTTTACCGCCAAGCGAACAACGGATTAG